The proteins below are encoded in one region of Silene latifolia isolate original U9 population chromosome 2, ASM4854445v1, whole genome shotgun sequence:
- the LOC141641609 gene encoding uncharacterized protein LOC141641609: MTNSAIVEHSKTPSYTMVHDEHMGHSITPVVFYGNNYDEWSRSFNLALMAKGKLGFIDGTINKPAAAADTFETWQSTNALVTMWIFNTIEPALHNQISLRPEAKQVWQDIKNRFNQINESRIYQLQADLLACRQGPTESLVAYYGRMTAIWNALSKLDALPSCSCNPCNCDWLNIITARREKIRVCDLLIGLDDRFANTRYQIIGITPLPSLDLVYNRLLQDEGVRLLTLNKTERTPTPMAFAARANQGSQQPNGRGGRDGRRTSSEPSKYYCIACKKSGHSLQFCY, from the coding sequence ATGACAAATTCTGCAATTGTCGAACACTCAAAAACTCCGTCATACACAATGGTTCATGACGAACATATGGGACACAGCATAACACCGGTGGTCTTCTACGGGAACAATTATGATGAGTGGTCTCGTTCTTTTAATCTTGCGCTTATGGCTAAAGGCAAGCTTGGGTTTATCGATGGAACAATCAACAAACCTGCGGCCGCGGCTGACACTTTCGAAACATGGCAGTCCACCAATGCCTTGGTGACCATGTGGATCTTCAATACAATTGAACCTGCGTTACACAATCAAATATCTCTCCGTCCCGAGGCGAAACAGGTGTGGCAAGATAtcaaaaatcgttttaatcaaaTTAACGAATCTCGTATTTACCAATTGCAGGCTGATCTTTTGGCGTGTCGTCAAGGGCCGACTGAATCTCTAGTCGCTTATTACGGTCGAATGACCGCCATATGGAATGCGCTATCGAAACTTGATGCTCTTCCGTCATGTTCTTGCAACCCATGTAATTGTGACTGGCTCAATATTATCACTGCTCGACGGGAAAAGATACGGGTATGTGACTTATTAATTGGCCTTGATGACCGTTTTGCCAATACCCGTTACCAAATCATTGGTATTACTCCTCTTCCCTCTTTAGACCTTGTTTACAATCGTCTTTTGCAAGATGAGGGAGTCCGTCTTTTAACTCTTAATAAAACCGAGCGAACACCTACCCCAATGGCATTCGCTGCTCGTGCTAATCAAGGTTCCCAGCAGCCTAATGGAAGGGGTGGCCGTGATGGTCGTCGTACCTCGTCTGAACCCTCAAAGTATTACTGTATTGCTTGTAAAAAATCGGGTCATAGCTTACAATTTTGTTATTAA